A single window of Opitutaceae bacterium DNA harbors:
- a CDS encoding hybrid sensor histidine kinase/response regulator has protein sequence MNTSAAEKPLVLVVDDEYGPRESIAFTLSADFSVDTAERAMEALSKLRARSYAAIVLDIRMPEMDGIRALEEIRKIDREVSVIMLTGYGTLATAQQAILGGANQYLRKPPDIHELIAAVKNNAAQTIERRHHARMSREALDMNAALRREISEKQPHVWQARAAVELVHDLANPLTVMIGYAGLLVEEAEDIARQHPERADKLKGYSVIVEKAAEYCHHLADNWRQASRKTTEFTQIDLVSVVKEVKHVIFFGNGALEVTGDDNAWIKGARFELARVFQNLFKNALEANATRIEISIKTLDENVDVMIVDNGTGMDAETMRNALRGGFTTKVNGTGLGLSICRHLLGAHGATLTLDSLPAKGTTSHLVFPAVPE, from the coding sequence TTGAACACCAGCGCTGCGGAAAAGCCCCTAGTTTTGGTAGTGGATGACGAATACGGCCCTAGGGAGTCGATCGCTTTTACATTGTCGGCGGATTTTTCAGTCGACACTGCAGAGCGGGCTATGGAGGCATTATCTAAGCTAAGAGCTCGAAGCTATGCAGCGATCGTGTTAGACATCCGAATGCCGGAAATGGATGGTATCCGGGCCTTGGAGGAAATACGCAAGATTGATCGAGAAGTCTCGGTCATCATGTTGACCGGCTATGGCACGCTCGCAACCGCCCAACAGGCCATCTTGGGAGGGGCCAATCAATACCTGAGAAAACCCCCCGATATTCACGAACTGATAGCTGCCGTAAAAAATAATGCGGCACAGACCATCGAACGGCGCCACCACGCTAGGATGTCTCGGGAAGCATTGGACATGAATGCCGCGCTTCGCCGCGAAATTTCCGAAAAGCAGCCTCATGTTTGGCAAGCAAGAGCGGCAGTCGAGTTGGTCCATGATCTAGCGAATCCATTGACGGTCATGATCGGATACGCCGGCTTGTTGGTAGAAGAAGCCGAAGATATCGCTCGTCAACACCCCGAGCGTGCAGATAAGCTGAAGGGATATTCGGTTATTGTTGAAAAGGCGGCTGAATATTGCCACCATCTCGCCGACAACTGGCGGCAGGCGTCCCGAAAAACCACTGAATTTACTCAGATCGATCTAGTTTCTGTGGTAAAAGAGGTTAAACATGTAATCTTCTTCGGTAACGGCGCGCTTGAAGTAACCGGGGACGATAATGCGTGGATCAAGGGCGCTCGATTTGAGCTCGCACGGGTATTCCAGAACCTATTCAAGAATGCTTTAGAAGCCAATGCAACCAGAATTGAAATATCCATAAAGACCTTAGACGAGAATGTCGACGTTATGATAGTCGACAATGGAACTGGAATGGACGCAGAAACGATGAGAAATGCTCTAAGAGGTGGCTTTACAACTAAGGTAAATGGTACGGGACTTGGATTATCAATCTGTCGCCATCTCTTAGGAGCTCATGGTGCAACGCTTACACTCGACTCGCTCCCTGCAAAAGGAACAACCTCACACTTGGTGTTCCCCGCTGTACCCGAATAG